In Ruania zhangjianzhongii, the following proteins share a genomic window:
- a CDS encoding epoxide hydrolase family protein: MNTQTTARRASQGAATAVTPTTIAIPQADLDDLHERLDRVRFTDELPGAGSDYGVSLALVQEWTEYWRTVFDWRRVEQRLNAYPQFTTEIDGQNIHFLQVRSGRPDAVGLILTHGWPGSVLEFLDVIDPLVAAGYDVVIPSVPGFGFSGPTTERGWNVHRIAGAWVELMARLGYQRYGAAGNDGGSLISPEVGRLDPEHVIGVHVSQLFSFPSGDPAELADLTAEEQAGIEHLTWFWENMGAFNMMLSQAPQTVAHALADSPVGLLGWNGQLLIGVDAEFAVANVALYWLTGTTGSSIRLYYEMSKAEQQASGPTTVPTALAGSTNDFLSIRRFADRDHANIVRWNVYDTPGHYAAHQAPQVLAADMVEFYDSLV; the protein is encoded by the coding sequence ATGAACACCCAGACCACCGCACGCCGGGCCTCGCAAGGAGCTGCCACCGCCGTCACGCCGACCACCATCGCCATTCCCCAGGCCGACCTCGACGATCTCCACGAGCGCCTGGACCGCGTGCGCTTCACCGACGAGCTCCCCGGCGCCGGCTCGGACTACGGGGTCAGCCTGGCCCTGGTCCAGGAGTGGACCGAGTACTGGCGGACCGTGTTCGACTGGCGCCGGGTGGAGCAGCGGTTGAACGCCTACCCGCAGTTCACCACCGAGATCGACGGCCAGAACATCCACTTCCTGCAGGTCCGGTCCGGACGCCCGGATGCGGTCGGCCTGATCCTCACCCACGGCTGGCCCGGTTCGGTGCTGGAGTTCCTGGACGTGATCGACCCGCTGGTCGCGGCCGGGTATGACGTGGTGATCCCGTCGGTCCCAGGCTTCGGCTTCTCCGGGCCCACCACCGAGCGTGGCTGGAACGTGCACCGGATCGCTGGCGCCTGGGTGGAGCTGATGGCCCGGCTCGGCTACCAGCGTTACGGTGCCGCCGGCAACGATGGCGGATCGTTGATCTCCCCCGAGGTGGGCCGGCTCGATCCGGAGCACGTGATCGGGGTGCACGTGAGCCAGCTGTTCTCCTTCCCATCGGGCGACCCGGCGGAGCTGGCGGACCTGACCGCCGAGGAGCAGGCAGGCATCGAGCACCTCACCTGGTTCTGGGAGAACATGGGGGCGTTCAACATGATGCTCTCCCAAGCCCCGCAGACCGTGGCGCACGCGCTCGCCGACTCCCCGGTGGGGCTACTCGGCTGGAACGGGCAGCTGCTGATCGGTGTGGACGCCGAGTTCGCGGTCGCGAACGTGGCGCTGTACTGGCTGACCGGCACGACCGGCTCCTCGATCCGGCTGTACTACGAGATGTCGAAGGCCGAGCAGCAGGCGTCCGGGCCCACCACGGTGCCGACGGCGTTGGCCGGCTCGACCAACGACTTCTTGTCCATCCGCCGGTTCGCCGATCGAGACCACGCGAACATCGTGCGCTGGAACGTCTACGACACTCCGGGGCACTATGCCGCGCACCAGGCTCCGCAGGTGCTGGCCGCGGACATGGTCGAGTTCTACGACTCGCTGGTATGA
- a CDS encoding TetR/AcrR family transcriptional regulator, producing the protein MDEKPLPGRQAQAARNDAAILAAARTVFLRDPSAPISAVAAEAGVGISALYHRYAGKEELLRQLCVAGLVEFISIARGVLTRDGDPWQDFVAFVTEIVIADVHAITVKLAGTFTPDAQLGALAEQASELTAQIFDQVMRAGVVRPELRVEDLGLLFEQLTAVRASEPARTRELRHRYLAILLDGVRVDAATGVLPGPAPGAGEFAGRWAPRA; encoded by the coding sequence ATGGACGAGAAGCCGCTGCCCGGGCGGCAGGCGCAGGCCGCGCGTAACGACGCCGCGATCCTGGCCGCCGCGCGCACGGTGTTCCTTCGGGATCCGAGCGCACCTATCTCGGCGGTCGCCGCCGAGGCAGGGGTGGGGATCAGTGCCTTGTACCACCGCTACGCCGGCAAGGAGGAGCTGCTCCGCCAGTTGTGCGTGGCTGGTCTCGTCGAGTTCATCTCGATTGCCCGCGGTGTGCTCACTCGCGACGGTGACCCTTGGCAGGACTTTGTCGCGTTCGTCACCGAGATCGTCATCGCCGATGTGCACGCCATCACGGTGAAGCTCGCCGGCACGTTCACTCCCGATGCGCAGCTGGGCGCTCTCGCCGAGCAGGCGAGTGAGCTGACCGCCCAGATCTTCGACCAGGTGATGCGCGCCGGGGTAGTGCGTCCAGAGCTGCGGGTGGAAGACCTGGGCCTGCTGTTCGAACAGCTCACAGCAGTGCGGGCGTCGGAACCTGCCCGTACCCGGGAACTGCGACACCGGTACCTGGCAATCCTTCTGGATGGTGTCCGCGTGGATGCCGCCACCGGTGTGCTGCCCGGTCCTGCGCCCGGCGCGGGAGAGTTCGCAGGGCGGTGGGCGCCGCGGGCCTGA
- a CDS encoding inositol monophosphatase family protein: protein MSKSAALPRAASDRSGTRLPATAPRIVAHRGLHAEGTGGARENTLAAIRAAVAAGATWIEIDVRVSRDGAVVLLHDATLERLWGDSRAVTEVTLAELGELGGGDRRIPLLTEALDLVAGTGATLLIDIDEPSVARPAAQAAAADPSGAQTAWCGHPDSMRQVREVLPEAAIWTPWYSTEPPGAADLVGVSLINVQHLLVSPAFVDAVHAHGVQVAVWTVDDASQAAHLARIGVDSITTNKVETIQHALRQGTVDDRSRQAAVALELAEQAAELTARARRDGIGSVETKTGPADHVTEVDRKIERGVRAALGAQFPEHDIVGEEYGGTGDGHRPCWYLDPVDGTANLANGFPWTSFSLALVEDGRPVVGVVFDPVGGTLEGAPAPVPVVAVAGRGSWRLGKRLTATTAQGDDPLSGALVITELDGARTWPGLHELLDALGARHCTVRIPGSGTATLAGIAMGRGVAAIIHRYSPMDHAAAALVVLEAGGAVLDETGRPNPHPVGGAIVAAADARAATSLWEQWQAVR from the coding sequence GTGAGCAAGTCCGCCGCCCTGCCGCGCGCCGCCAGTGACCGCAGCGGTACCCGCCTGCCCGCGACCGCCCCGCGGATCGTCGCCCATCGTGGCCTACACGCCGAAGGCACCGGCGGAGCCCGGGAGAACACCCTCGCCGCGATCCGTGCCGCCGTAGCCGCCGGCGCCACCTGGATCGAGATCGACGTCCGAGTCAGCCGGGATGGTGCGGTCGTGCTGCTGCACGACGCCACCTTGGAGCGGTTGTGGGGTGACTCGCGTGCAGTCACCGAGGTGACGCTGGCCGAGCTGGGCGAGCTCGGTGGCGGTGACCGGCGGATCCCCCTGCTCACCGAGGCCCTGGACCTGGTGGCCGGCACCGGTGCCACCCTGCTGATCGACATCGACGAACCCTCGGTCGCGCGGCCTGCCGCTCAGGCGGCCGCTGCCGATCCAAGCGGTGCGCAGACCGCCTGGTGCGGCCATCCGGACTCGATGCGCCAGGTCCGCGAGGTGCTGCCGGAGGCAGCGATCTGGACGCCCTGGTACTCCACCGAGCCGCCGGGCGCGGCCGACCTGGTGGGCGTGAGCCTGATCAACGTGCAGCACCTGCTGGTCTCTCCGGCGTTCGTGGACGCCGTGCACGCCCACGGTGTCCAGGTCGCGGTCTGGACAGTCGATGATGCGTCCCAGGCCGCGCACCTGGCCCGGATCGGGGTGGACTCGATCACCACCAACAAGGTGGAGACGATCCAGCACGCCCTACGGCAGGGCACGGTCGATGACCGGTCCCGGCAGGCCGCCGTCGCCCTGGAGCTGGCCGAACAGGCCGCCGAGCTGACCGCACGGGCGCGGCGGGACGGGATCGGCAGCGTCGAGACCAAGACCGGCCCGGCCGATCACGTCACCGAGGTGGACCGGAAGATCGAACGCGGGGTGCGGGCCGCCTTGGGGGCACAGTTCCCCGAGCACGACATCGTCGGCGAGGAGTACGGCGGCACCGGCGACGGCCATCGTCCGTGCTGGTACCTGGACCCGGTCGACGGCACCGCGAACCTGGCGAACGGGTTCCCGTGGACCAGCTTCTCCCTCGCGCTGGTCGAGGACGGCCGGCCGGTCGTGGGGGTGGTGTTCGACCCGGTCGGAGGCACGCTTGAGGGCGCGCCGGCACCGGTGCCCGTGGTGGCCGTGGCGGGGCGCGGCAGCTGGCGCCTCGGGAAACGGCTGACGGCAACCACTGCCCAGGGGGACGATCCGCTCTCCGGGGCGCTGGTGATCACCGAGCTCGACGGCGCCCGGACCTGGCCCGGACTGCACGAGTTGCTCGATGCCCTCGGCGCGCGGCACTGCACGGTACGGATCCCCGGCTCCGGCACAGCCACGCTGGCGGGGATCGCGATGGGGCGCGGCGTCGCGGCGATCATCCACCGGTACAGCCCGATGGACCACGCCGCCGCGGCCCTGGTGGTGCTTGAGGCCGGGGGCGCGGTGCTGGACGAGACCGGACGGCCCAACCCGCACCCGGTCGGTGGCGCCATCGTCGCCGCGGCGGACGCCCGCGCTGCCACATCGCTCTGGGAGCAGTGGCAGGCGGTGCGGTAG